The following coding sequences lie in one Populus nigra chromosome 15, ddPopNigr1.1, whole genome shotgun sequence genomic window:
- the LOC133673993 gene encoding NAC domain-containing protein 75-like isoform X1, translating into MSTRCSMASISSSDLIDAKLEEHQLCGSKQCPGCGHKLEGKPDWLGLPAGVKFDPTDQELIEHLEAKVEAKDMRSHPLIDEFIPTIEGEDGICYTHPEKLPGVTRDGLSRHFFHRPSKAYTTGTRKRRKIQTECDLQGGETRWHKTGKTRPVMVNGKQKGCKKILVLYTNFGKNRRPEKTNWVMHQYHLGQHEEEKEGELVVSKIFYQTQPRQCNYTDRAASIGEGSSEPNSRRDGGSGSCSSKEISLHGDEISGTGTVASSLTSYTAMDIQQLKSDHFCFTPFRKGFDEVGIGEASVAREASASATCDEIREHHQMLHHVAHDPHQQQTQQQQHHYHHHQTAHHQFATTAFHISTPSHPFSTIISPPPLNHSIILDEDPYHVSRIMLQNEIQQQQQQHHKMGGRSASGLEELIMGCTSNDVKEDSSIANPQEAEWLKYSSFWQDPGNQDHHG; encoded by the exons ATGAGTACTAGGTGTAGCATGGCTTCCATCAGCAGCTCTGATCTCATCGATGCAAAGCTTGAAGAGCATCAGCTGTGTGGATCTAAGCAGTGTCCCGGTTGTGGACACAAGCTCGAAGGAAAGCCG GACTGGTTAGGTCTACCAGCAGGAGTGAAATTTGATCCAACAGACCAAGAGCTGATAGAGCACCTTGAAGCAAAGGTAGAAGCCAAAGACATGAGGTCTCACCCTTTGATAGATGAGTTCATCCCTACAATAGAAGGGGAAGATGGGATTTGTTATACCCATCCTGAGAAACTACCAG GAGTCACGAGAGATGGGCTCAGCAGGCATTTCTTCCACAGGCCTTCAAAAGCTTACACCACtggaacaagaaaaagaagaaaaattcaaaccgAATGTGACTTGCAAGGTGGGGAAACAAGGTGGCACAAAACAGGCAAGACAAGGCCAGTTATGGTGAATGGCAAACAAAAAGGATGCAAGAAAATCCTAGTCCTCTACACCAATTTTGGCAAAAATCGAAGACCCGAAAAGACTAATTGGGTCATGCATCAGTACCACCTTGGTCAgcatgaagaagagaaagaaggagaGCTCGTGGTTTCTAAGATTTTCTATCAGACACAGCCAAGGCAATGCAATTACACTGATAGAGCTGCAAGCATTGGTGAAGGAAGCAGTGAACCTAACAGCAGAAGAGACGGTGGTAGTGGGAGTTGTTCTTCCAAGGAAATATCTCTTCATGGAGATGAAATCTCAGGAACTGGGACAGTTGCCTCGTCACTAACAAGTTACACTGCCATGGACATtcaacaactgaaatctgatcATTTTTGCTTTACTCCATTCAGGAAGGGCTTCGATGAG GTGGGGATAGGAGAGGCTTCAGTAGCAAGGGAAGCGTCAGCATCAGCCACATGCGATGAAATTCGAGAGCACCATCAGATGCTACATCATGTGGCCCATGATCCCCATCAACAACAGacgcagcagcagcaacaccactaccaccaccaccaaacgGCGCATCACCAGTTTGCAACTACTGCCTTTCACATCAGCACGCCTTCCCATCCCTTCTCCACCATCATCTCTCCACCTCCCCTCAATCACTCCATAATTCTTGATGAGGACCCGTATCATGTGTCCAGAATAATGCTTCAAAACGAAATCCAG cagcagcagcagcagcatcatAAAATGGGAGGAAGGTCTGCATCTGGTTTGGAGGAACTCATAATGGGTTGCACTTCAAATGATGTAAAAGAA GATTCTTCCATTGCAAACCCACAAGAGGCAGAGTGGTTGAAGTACTCTTCCTTCTGGCAAGACCCTGGCAACCAGGATCATCATGGGTAG
- the LOC133673993 gene encoding NAC domain-containing protein 75-like isoform X2 — protein sequence MSTRCSMASISSSDLIDAKLEEHQLCGSKQCPGCGHKLEGKPDWLGLPAGVKFDPTDQELIEHLEAKVEAKDMRSHPLIDEFIPTIEGEDGICYTHPEKLPGVTRDGLSRHFFHRPSKAYTTGTRKRRKIQTECDLQGGETRWHKTGKTRPVMVNGKQKGCKKILVLYTNFGKNRRPEKTNWVMHQYHLGQHEEEKEGELVVSKIFYQTQPRQCNYTDRAASIGEGSSEPNSRRDGGSGSCSSKEISLHGDEISGTGTVASSLTSYTAMDIQQLKSDHFCFTPFRKGFDEVGIGEASVAREASASATCDEIREHHQMLHHVAHDPHQQQTQQQQHHYHHHQTAHHQFATTAFHISTPSHPFSTIISPPPLNHSIILDEDPYHVSRIMLQNEIQQQQQHHKMGGRSASGLEELIMGCTSNDVKEDSSIANPQEAEWLKYSSFWQDPGNQDHHG from the exons ATGAGTACTAGGTGTAGCATGGCTTCCATCAGCAGCTCTGATCTCATCGATGCAAAGCTTGAAGAGCATCAGCTGTGTGGATCTAAGCAGTGTCCCGGTTGTGGACACAAGCTCGAAGGAAAGCCG GACTGGTTAGGTCTACCAGCAGGAGTGAAATTTGATCCAACAGACCAAGAGCTGATAGAGCACCTTGAAGCAAAGGTAGAAGCCAAAGACATGAGGTCTCACCCTTTGATAGATGAGTTCATCCCTACAATAGAAGGGGAAGATGGGATTTGTTATACCCATCCTGAGAAACTACCAG GAGTCACGAGAGATGGGCTCAGCAGGCATTTCTTCCACAGGCCTTCAAAAGCTTACACCACtggaacaagaaaaagaagaaaaattcaaaccgAATGTGACTTGCAAGGTGGGGAAACAAGGTGGCACAAAACAGGCAAGACAAGGCCAGTTATGGTGAATGGCAAACAAAAAGGATGCAAGAAAATCCTAGTCCTCTACACCAATTTTGGCAAAAATCGAAGACCCGAAAAGACTAATTGGGTCATGCATCAGTACCACCTTGGTCAgcatgaagaagagaaagaaggagaGCTCGTGGTTTCTAAGATTTTCTATCAGACACAGCCAAGGCAATGCAATTACACTGATAGAGCTGCAAGCATTGGTGAAGGAAGCAGTGAACCTAACAGCAGAAGAGACGGTGGTAGTGGGAGTTGTTCTTCCAAGGAAATATCTCTTCATGGAGATGAAATCTCAGGAACTGGGACAGTTGCCTCGTCACTAACAAGTTACACTGCCATGGACATtcaacaactgaaatctgatcATTTTTGCTTTACTCCATTCAGGAAGGGCTTCGATGAG GTGGGGATAGGAGAGGCTTCAGTAGCAAGGGAAGCGTCAGCATCAGCCACATGCGATGAAATTCGAGAGCACCATCAGATGCTACATCATGTGGCCCATGATCCCCATCAACAACAGacgcagcagcagcaacaccactaccaccaccaccaaacgGCGCATCACCAGTTTGCAACTACTGCCTTTCACATCAGCACGCCTTCCCATCCCTTCTCCACCATCATCTCTCCACCTCCCCTCAATCACTCCATAATTCTTGATGAGGACCCGTATCATGTGTCCAGAATAATGCTTCAAAACGAAATCCAG cagcagcagcagcatcatAAAATGGGAGGAAGGTCTGCATCTGGTTTGGAGGAACTCATAATGGGTTGCACTTCAAATGATGTAAAAGAA GATTCTTCCATTGCAAACCCACAAGAGGCAGAGTGGTTGAAGTACTCTTCCTTCTGGCAAGACCCTGGCAACCAGGATCATCATGGGTAG